From the Streptomyces sp. SN-593 genome, the window CCTGGGCCGTGGCCAAGGTGCCGCTGACCCTGACCGCCGGCCACCACACGGTGACGCTGTCGCACGCCGCGGCGGACTCCGGCAACGTCAACCTCGACAGCATCGCGGTCGTCACGCCCGGCGCGTCCTACCCGTCGACGTCGGCCACCGCCATCACCGACTGCCGCTTCGGCGTCAGCTGCGAGTCCGAGGCGGGCCGCGCCACCGGCTCGGCGAAGGTCGCCACCGACCACGCCGGCTACTCCGGCTCCGGCTTCGTCGCGGAACTCAACCAGGGCGCGGGGCTGACCCACCGCGTCGTCGGAGTGCCCGCCGCCGGCACCTACCTGCTGCGGCTGCGCTACGCCAACGGCACCGGCGGCGACAACCTGCACCAGACCCGCACCATGACGGTGACGGCCGGCGGCACCACCAGCACGCTCAGCCTGCCGGCCACCGCCGACTGGGACACCTGGAGCACCGCCTCGATCCCGGTCACCCTGGCCGCCGGCAGCGACGACATCACCCTGGGCTGCCCGGACGCGACGAGCTGCCACGTCAACGCCGACACCGTCTCCGTCACCGCCCAGAACGCGACCGCGCCCCCGCCGCACACCGCCCTGGGCGGCTACCGCCGCGGCCTGGACGGGGTCAACGGCGACAACGGCGACCCGGCCATCACCCCCGGCCTGCTCTACCGGGACGGCTGGTACCTGCTCGACGACACCTCCTCGGCGCTGTACTCCACCGCGACCGGCACCGCCTCCGCGCGGCCCGGCCACGGCGGCGCGCCCTACCAGGACGGCTACCTCTTCGGCTACGGGCACGACTACCAGCAGGCGCTGAAGGACCTGGCCACGCTCACCGGCCCGTCCGAGCTGCTGCCCGAGTGGGCCTACGGCGTCTGGTACTCGGAGTACATGGACCGCAGCGCGGCCGACTACGAGAACACCATCCTGCCCGCGTTCCGCTCCGAGGACGTGCCGCTGGACGTGCTGGTCACCGACACCGACTTCAAGTCGCCCGCCACCTGGGACGGCTGGGAGATGGACCCGTCGAAGTTCCCCGACGAGAAGGCATTCTTCGCCTGGGCGCAGAGCCAGGGGCTGCACAACACGCTGAACATCCACCCGAGCATCGTCAGCACCGACCCGCAGTTCGCGCAGGCCGAGGCCACCGCGAAGAACAAGCTCGCCAAGAGCGGCTGCGACGGCACCGTGTGCACGTACACCTTCGACTTCGGCGACCCCGACCAGCTCAAGGCGTACCTCGGCCTGCACCAGACGATGGAGCAGGACGGCGCGGACTTCTGGTGGCTGGACTGGTGCTGCGACAACTCGCAGTCCACGCTGGCCGGCGTCACCCCCGACGCCTGGATCAACCAGCAGTACGCCACCGACGCGGACAAGACCGTCGGCCGCGGGTTCGTGCTCTCCCGGGCCTTCGGCTCGCTCCAGTCCGGCGGCTACAGCAGCCCGACCGGTCTGCCGACCGGGCCCTGGGCGGACAAGCGCACCACCGTCCACTTCACCGGGGACACCTCCTCAAGCTGGGGCACCCTGAAGTACGAGGTCGGCTACACCCCGGGCGAGTCCGCGTCCACCGGACTGTCGGCGGTCAGCCACGACATCGGCGGCTTCAACGACACCACCGGCCTCAAGGGCGCCGAGACGTACACCGACGGCGGCCAGCAGAAGTCCACCACCAAGCTGCCGGACGACCTGTACGCGCGCTGGGTCCAGCTCGGCACCTTCCAGCCGGTGGACCGGCTGCACGGCAACCACAGCGACCGGCTGCCCTGGCAGTACGGCACCGCCGCCCGCACCAGCGCGGACAAGTTCCTCAACCTGCGCGAGGACCTGCTGCCGTACACCTACACCCTCGCCCAGCAGGCGAACGCCACCGGCATCCCGGTGGTGCGGCCGATGTACCTCCAGTACCCCGAGGAGGACAGCGCCTACACCACGGCCGACAGCGAGTACATGTACGGGCCGGACATGCTGGTCGCACCGGTCACCACGCCCGGCACCACCGCCACCACCTCGGTGTGGCTGCCGCCGGGCACCACCTGGACCGACTACTTCACCGGGAAGACCTACCCCGGCGGCACCACCCAGACCGTCACCACCGGGCTCGACACGATGCCGGTGTTCGTCCGGGCCGGCGCGGTCGTGCCGACCAGGACCGACCACGTCGCCGACGACGCGAACAACCCGCTGGACAAGGTGACGCTCACCGTCACCACCGGCGCGTCGGGCTCCTTCTCGCTCTACGAGGACGACGGCACCTCCGCGGTGCCGGCCAGGTCCGCGACCACGTCCGTGCACTACACCGAGAACAAGGGCGGCGTGCACACCCTGCGGATCGGCGCGGCGGACGGCTCCTTCCACGGCCAGGTCGCCGACCGGCAGTGGACGGTGACCTTCCGCGGGGTCGACACCGCGACCGCGGTGGCCGCCAGCGGCACCCGGCTGCCCAGGACCGCCTGGCACTACAGCTCGGCGGACCACTCGCTGACCGTCACGCTGCCGGCCCGCAGCGTCCGCACCGCCACCACCGTCACCTTCCACTGACCCCACCGGGGGAGGACCTGGGACAAGGCCCCGGGGCGGGGTCCGGCAGCCGGCCGGACCCCGCCCCGGGGCTGTTGGTGCGCGCGGCGCGGGCGGTCAGGCGCCCCAGCCGGCCTGGTTGCCGCCGACCCGGTCGGCGACGATCCGCTCGGCGTAGCCGGAGCGCGCGTACGCGGCCATCGGGTCCGGGTCGAGCCCCATCTCCTCGCGCAACTCGGCGAGCAGCGGCCGCACGTCGGTGTTGAAGGCGTCCATCAGGACGCCGTTGGCCCCCAGCACGTCACCGGCCGCCTGGGCCGCCGACAGCGCCTCGGTGTCGACCAGCAGCGCCTTCGCGGTGGCCTCCTGGACGTTCATCACCGAGCGGATCTGGCCGGGGATCTTCGGCTCGATGTTGTGGCACTGGTCGAGCATGAAGGCGATCCCGGAGTCCGCTGCCAGCCCGCCGGCCTGCTTGACCTCGAAGAGGATGCGGAAGAGCTGGAAGGGGTCGGCGGCGCCCACGATGAGGTCGTCGTCGGCGTAGAAGCGCGAGTTGAAGTCGAACGCGCCGAGCTTCCCCTCGCGCAGCAGGAACGCCACGATGAACTCGATGTTGGTGCCCGGCGCGTGGTGGCCGGTGTCGACGCACACCTGCGCCCGCTCGCCCAGCCGCAGGCAGTGCGCGTAGGAGGTGCCCCAGTCCGGCACGTCGGTGGTGTAGAAGGCCGGCTCGAACAGCTTGTACTCCAGGATCAGCCGCTGGTCGGCCGACAGCCGCGCGTACACCGCCTCCAGCGCCTCCGCCAGCCGGTCCTGCCGGGCGCGGATGTCGTCCTGGCCGGGGTAGTTGGTGCCGTCGGAGAACCACAGCTTCAGGTCGCGCGAACCGGTCCGGTCCATCACGTCGATGCACGCGAAGAGGTGGTCCAGCGCCTTGCGCCGCACGGCCGGGTCGGGGTTGGTGACACTGCCGAGCTTGTAGTCGTCGTCCTGGAAGACGTTCGCGTTCACCGTGCCCAGGGTGATCCCGGCGTCGGCCGCGGCGCGGCCCAGCGCGCCGTAGTCCTCGACCTCGTCCCAGGGGATGTGCAGGGCGACGGTCGGGGCGACCCCGGTGAACGCGTGCACCTGGGCGGCGTCGGCGACCTTCTCGAACGGGTCCCTGGGCACGCCCTGCTGGGCGAAGACCTTGAACCTGGTGCCGGAGTTGCCGAACGCCCACGACGGCAACTCGATGCGCTGCGCGCGCAGAACGTTCTTGGCTGCCTCACGACCGGCCATGGGCGGACCTGCTTTCCAGTGCTGAGAGTTCCTGACGGTTCGTACGGGGGCCGGCGAGCGCGACCTCGGTCAGCTCGACGCCGAGCAGGTCGGCGGTCGCCCGCAGGTGCGGCAGCAGGTCGCCGACGCCCAGCGCCCAGTGGTGCGAGATGCCCGTGGCGCTCCAGGCGTCCGTCCACTCGCCCGGGTCGCAGCCGAAGTCGACCCGCGAGGTGGTGTTGCCGATCTCCAGCAGCGGGCCGGGGACCACCTCGCCGGCGGACGCGACGAACCGGAAGGCTCCGTCGCGCTGCTGGGCGATGCCGAACGTGGTGACCGGGCCGTGCGCCACGTCGAACTCGACGGACACCCCCCAGCCGCGCTTGCCGTGGTAGACGCCCAGGCCGCGCAGCAGCGGGCGGCGCCGGCTGATCGCCAGGTGGGCCGGGCCGTCGTGGCCCATCTCCACCACGTTGTCGCGGAAGTTCAGCGCCTGCAGCTCGGTGAACGAGCCCCCGCCGCCGAGCCGGTCCACCACGAGCATGGCGAGCGAGGTGCGCAGTTCGTACTCGCCGGTGGTGGGCACCCCGCGGGCGGTCAGCAGGGACGCGCCGAGGATCATGCCGGCGCCGAGCCGCTCGTGCTGCTCGCCCTCCAGGCCGCGGTGGTAGTAGGCGAGGCTGTCCAGCGCGAAGTCGTCCACCAGCCGGTCGAGGCCGACCGACACCTTCGCCGCCCAGCGGAAGTCCTCCTCCTGGACGGTGGGGTCCAGGTCGAAGACCTCCCGGGCCAGCGCGATCCGCTCCTCCACCTGGGCGTCGGTGACGGCGGCGACCCGCACCCGCAGGTCGTCGAACTCCAGTACTTCCATGTGGCCGCCGAAGTTCGCCGGGACCAGGGTGAGGTCGGTGGACACGTCGAGCATGCCCGGGTAGAGGTGCCCCATCAGGCCGTGCCGGCCGTGCCGCAGCGCGCCGCGCACCCCGGCCGCCCGGATCCACCGGCCGATCCGGGCCCAGGCCCGCTCGTCCTCCAGGTAGCCGGACACCGAGCGGAAGTCGATGCCGCAGCGCAGGAAGGCGTTGGCCATCTCCGGCAGCGGGCAGGCCCCGCAGTACGCCAGCCACTGGCCGGTGTCGAAGGACGCGTGGTCCATCGCCTCGGTGGGCTGGAGGTTGATCAGCAGCACCGGCGCTCCGCTGCGCTGCGCGATCGGCACCAGCATCGAGGCGGTCATGTAGGTGGTCAGGAAGCCGACGATGATGTCGCAGCCGGCCACCCGCAGCGTCTCGGCGGCGCGTGCGGCGTCCTGCGCGTCGGAGACGAAGCCGGCGTCCACGACGTCGCAGTCCAGCGCCCGCACCCGCTCCGACACCCGGTCGGCGGAGCGCTGGAGCTGGGGGAGCAGGTCGGGGAACTGCGGCCAGTAGGCACCGAGCCCGCCGGCCACCAGGCCCACCCTGGTGCGCCGGGCGGTGATGCGGTGCAGGCCGGGCGGCGGCGCCGCGCCCGGCGGCCGGGCCGGCTCGTCGGGCCGGGAGGTGTCGAACGTCGTGGTCATCGGCCGGTTCCCCCTTCGGATGCGTGCAGTTGGTCGTCGAGGTTGAAGATCTCCCGGAGCAGCAGGAACCCCTCGTCCGGGCGCTGCCCGTCCAGGCCGGTGAAGAAGGGGGCCATCTCGGCCTGCCAGCGCGCGTTGACGTCGGTGCGGGCCATCGCGGCCTGGGCGGCGGCGAGGTCGTCGGCCTCGACGTAGCCCACGAGCAGACCGTCGTCGGCGGCGAAGATCGAGTAGTTGCGCCAGCCCGCCGCGGCCAGGGCGCGCAGCATGTCCGGCCAGACGTGCGCGTGCCGCTCGCGGTACTCGCCGAGCCGGTCGGGCCTGACCCGCAGCAGGAAGCAGTAGCGGTTCATCCGTTCGTCGTTCCCTCGTGCTCACCGGGTGCCGTGGGGCGTCCCGGGTGCCGCCGGCGCCGGCCGGCCCCGCGGTGGGGCCGGCCGGTCGCCCCGCGGCCTCAGAAGTCGAACTTGTCGACGTTGGTGGAGTCGAAGACGGTCGGCGGGCCGAGCACCACCGACGGGCCGACCCCGCCGGCCGAGCCGAGCACCTTGTAGGAGCCGAGCGTGCCCGCCTTGAAGGTGGAACCGGCCTGGAGGCTGGCGCTGCCGGACGCGAGCGACGCGGCCGCGTAGCCGGCGAGGTAGCCCAGCTTGTTGGGGTCCCACAGCTCGAAGGACTTCACGGTGCCGTCCTTGACGTAGGACTTCATCTGCGAGGGCAGCCCGAGCCCGGTGAGCGTGACCTTCTTCGCCACGTCCTTGTGGTTGGACAGGTACTGCGCCGCGGTCGAGATGCCCACGGTGGTCGGCGAGATGATGCCCTTGAGGTTCGGGTACGCCGACAGCAGGCCCTGGAGCACCGTCAGCGAGGTGGCCGGGTCGTCGTTGCCGTAGACGGTGCTGACCAGCTTCATGTTCGGGTACTTGGTGAGCTGCTGCTTCATGTACTTGATCCAGGCGTTCTGGTTGGTCGCGCTGGCCGCCGCGGACAGGATCGCGACCTGCCCGGTGCTGCCGATCTGCTTGGCCAGCAGGTCCACCTCGGAGGTGCCGATGACCTGGGTGTCCGCCTGGTTGATGAACAGGTGGTTCGGGCTGGTGCCGCAGGAGATGTCGGAGTCGAACGAGACGATCTTGATCCCGGCGGCCGCGGCCTGGTTGAGCGACGGGCACAGCGCGGACGGGTCGTTGCCGGCGATCACGATCGCGTCGGCGTGCTTCTGGATCGCGGTCTGGATCGAGGGGATCTGGGCGGCCGCGGTGTCGGCGGTGCCGCTGCTGACCACGACCTTGCCGCCCAGCTCCTCCAGGGCCTTCTTGCCGCCGGCGTCGGCGAGCACCTCGTAGGGGTTCTGGGTGTCCTTCGGGATGAAGTAGACCGTCAGGCCCTTCTTGACGCCGGTCGCGGTCGGTTTGCCGGTCGGGTCGGCGCCGGCGTTGGAGGAGGAGCCGCACGCCGCGAGCACGAGGCCGGCCACGGAGAGGGAGAGGATCGCGGTCGCCCTGCGACGCGCCGTTCTGCTGATGGTCACGTGAGTGTCTTTCTTCAGTGGACTGGACTGGACAAGACGGCCGGCGCCGCCGGTGCCGGCGAAGGAGGTGCGGTGCGGGACCGCGGGACGGACGTGACGCGGGGGGAGGGACGGGCCGTCAGGCGGCCGGCACCGCCCCGCGCCTGGTGCGGGCCCTGGCCCGGCGCAGCAGCTCGCCGCCGTTCGGCACGACGACGCTCACCAGCAGCAGCGCGCCGGTGACGATGTTCTGCACCTCCGGCTGGACACCCATCTGGGTCAGCGCCTGCTGGAGGCAGCCGACGATGGCCACCGCGAGCACCACGCCGATCACGGTGCCCCGGCCGCCGAAGATCGACACCCCGCCGAGCAGCACGATGGCCACCACGTTGAGTTCGAGTCCGGTGCCGGCGTCGTAGCTGACGGAGGAGTTCTTCAGGGTGAACAGGATCCCGGCGAGGGCGCAGAACAGGCCGGAGACCACGTAGAGCCCGAACTTGATCCGGTCCACCCGCACCCCGGAGAAGCGGGCGGCCTCCGGCTGGAGGCCGATCGCCACGATGGAGCGGCCCATCGACGTGGCGTGCAGGACCACGCCGAAGACCACCGCCAGCACCAGGAAGATCAGCGCGGACCAGGCGATCTGCGTGCCCTGCACCGGCATCACGCCGATCTTGGTCAGCGAGATCGGGAATCCGGTGATGGTGCGCGGCGCGAGCACGATCTCGGAGAGGCCGCGGAAGAGCGTCAGGGTGCCGATGGTCACCGCGATCGACGGCAGGCCCATCTTGGCCACGAGCAGTCCGTTGAGCGCGCCGCCGGCCGCGCCGACCGCCAGCGCCGCGGCCATCGCGGCCCACACCGACCATCCGTCGTGGAAGAGCGAGCCCATCACGGTGCCGGACAGGCCGAGCATCGAGGCCACCGACAGGTCGATCTCGCCGGTCATCACGATCAGCGTCAGCGGCAGCGCCATGATGGCGATCTCGCCCATGTTCAGGCTGATGTAGAAGAAGTTGGAGCCGTTCAGGAAGTCCGAGGACTGCGCGGAGCCGAAGATCAGCACCGCGATCAGGACGAACACCAGCGCGGTCTCCCAGCGCACCAGGCCGCGCCAGAGCGGCTGCCCGCCGTCGTCGACGCCCTGGTAGGAGGCGGTGGCCGGCGGCTTGGTGGTGGTGGTGCTGTCAGGCGTCACGGTGGGCTCCCTGTGCGGACTGGAGGCTGCGGGCCACCCGCAGGCCCAGCCAGCGGTCGAAGGCGATGGCCGCCAGCAGCAGGCCGCCGGCGATCGCCTCGTTCCAGAAGGACGAGATCTTGGCGGCGACCAGCGCCTGGTTGATCGTGTTGAGCAGCAGCGCGCCGAGGGCGGCGCCCAGCACGGTGCCGCTGCCGCCGAAGATGGCCACGCCGCCGACCACGACCGCGGAGACCACGGTCAGCTCGTAGCCGTTGCCGCCGGTGACGTCGATCTGGGCGTGCAGGGCGAGGAACAGCGATCCGGCGAGGCCGGCGAGCGCTCCGCTGATCACGAACGCGCTGAACACTCGTCGCCCGGCGGGGATACCGGCCAGCGCGGCCGCCTCCGGGTTGGAGCCGATCGCGTACAGGTCGCGGCTGGCCCGGAAGGAGCGCATCGCGTAGCCGACGACCGCGACCACCACCGCAACGATGATGGCCAGCCACGGCACCCCGAGGAAGGTGCGGTACCCCACCTCGGTGAAGGACTTGGGGATCGCGGCCGGGTCGATCGTCTTGCCGTCCACGATCACCCCGTCCACACCGCGGACGATGTAGAGCATCGCGAGCGTCACCACCAGGCTCGGCACCCGCGTCACGACCGTGATCAGGCCGTTGATCGAGCCGACCAGGACGCCGACCGCGATGCCCAGCAGGTAGCCGAGCAGCACCGGGAACCCGGAGTGGTGCTTGAAGACGTCGCCGACGACGTAGGCGGACAGGCCGACCACCGAGCCGACCGACAGGTCGACGTTGCGGGTGACGATGACCATGGTCTCGCCGACGCCGAGCAGCGCGATCAGGGAGGCGCCGGTCAGCAACTGCTGGACGCTGTGCGCGTTGGCGAAGGCGTGGTTGCTGATCGTGGTGGCGACGAAGACCAGCACGATCGCGACGCCGATGCCCAGTTCCCGGGCCCGCAGCAGCGCGGCCCCGCGGGCGAAGCGCTGGGTGTCGGGCGCCGGGGCGGGCGCGGTGAGCTGTGCGGTCATGACGCCACCGCCGCGTAACCCGTGGCGGCGCGCATGATCGAGTCCTCGTCGGCCTCGGCGCGGCTCAGCTCCGCGGTGATCCGGCCCTCGTGCAGGACCAGCACCCGGTCGGCCATGCCCAGCACCTCGGGCAGTTCGGAGGAGATCATCAGTACCGCCATCCCGCCGGCCACCAGGCCGTCGAGGATGCGGTGCACCTCGGCCTTGGTCCCGACGTCGATTCCTCGGGTCGGTTCGTCGATGATCAGCAGGGAGGGGTCGCGGGCCAGCCACTTGCCCAGCACCACCTTCTGCTGATTGCCGCCCGACAGGGTGGAGACCGGGTTCTTCATCCGGCCGAACTTCAACTGCAGGCGCTCCGCCCAGTTCGAGGCCAGCTCGCGCTCGGATCCGCGCCGGATCAGGCCGAGCCGGCCCAGCCGCGCCAGCGAGGCGAGCGCGACGTTCCGGTCGATGCCCATGTCCATCACCAGGCCCTGCTGGCGGCGGTCCTCGGGGACCAGCGCCACGCCGGCGGCCATCGCGTCGGCCGGGACGCCGTTGCGCAGCCGCCGGCCGTTCACCTTGACCGTGCCCGACGTCCACCGGTCGATGCCGAAGACGGCGCGGGCCACCTCGCTGCGGCCGGCGCCGACCAGCCCGGCCAGCCCCACGATCTCGCCCCTGCGCACGGTGAGGCTCACGTCGTGGAAGACGCCCTCACGGGTGAGGTGTTCGACCTCCAGCACGGTCTCGCCCGGGTCGGTGTGCGTCTTCGGGAAGAGCGCGCCCAACTCCCGGCCGACCATCGACCGGATGATGGAGTCGGCGGTCACCTCCTCGATCGGCGCGGTGCTCACGAACCGTCCGTCGCGCATGATGGTGACGCGCTGGCAGCTCGCCAGCACCTCCTCGATCCGGTGCGAGATGAACAGCACCGCGGCGCCCTGCTCGCGCAGCGTGCGCATCACGTCGAAGAGGCGCTCCACCTCCACCGAGGTCAGGGCGGCGGTCGGCTCGTCCATGACCAGCACCTTGGCGTCCAGCGACAGCGCCTTGGCGATCTCGACGATCTGCTGGTCGGCGACGGACAGGCCGCGGGCCTGCCGCTGCGGGTCAAGCTGCACGCCCAGCCGCTCGAAGACCGCCACGGCCGCCTTGTTCATCGCGGTCCGGTCGATCCGGCGGCCCGCGCGCCGCGGCTGACGGCCCATGAAGATGTTCTCCGCGACGGTGAGGTCGGGGAAGAGGGTGGGCTCCTGGTAGATGATCGACACCCCGGCGGCGCGGGAGGCCGCGGGCCCGGACAGCACGACCGGGGTGCCGTCGATCAGCAGCCGGCCGCTGTCGGGCTGGTGTACGCCGGCGAGGATCTTCACGAGCGTGGACTTGCCCGCGCCGTTCTCGCCCAACAGGGCGTGTGCCTCGCCTGGGTAGAGGGTGACCGACCCGTCCTCGAGCGCGCGCACGGCGCCGAAGCGCTTCGTGGCCTGCTCGAGGACCAGGAGCGGGTCCTTGCCTACGGGATCTTTCATCGTGCCAGGTCCTCGTCTTGGTGTGGTGCGCTTCCGCGGCGGGCTCGCCACATGTGTGCCCACCCCCTCCCCGGAACGCCGTCCGGGACTCGTCGTGCCCTCCGTCCGAACGTCGGGCCACCGGTAAATTGGAACGTTTCACCATGGTGAACGACGCGAGACTATGTCCTGCGTCACCCGACGTCTAGGGTCCCGCACGTAATATTCACCGGCGGGGAAGAGTGCTGGTGGGCGCGTCGCCCCGGCGGGGCCGTCGGAGGGGCCCGCGCCGGGCGCCGCCGGAGCGCTCCCGGGCGGCCCCGCGCCGCCGCCGAGCCCGGCCGTCCGCGCGGGGCGTACGACCGGAAACGGCTGTTCGCCGCGGTCGACGGCCCTGGTCGGGGCGGCCTCCCGGCCGGGCGCCGCGGGTCGTATACGGTGGCGCCGCCGAGGCTGCGGCGGCGGGCCGGGCGGCGGGTCCGGCATCTTCTCCGAATCGTGCCGGTACGCCCCATTGCGGAGCCCGGCCCGCGCCGTTATTCTGTGCACTTTTGAAACGACTCAGGTCCTCAAGGGCGATCTGGGACACGGTAGTTGAGAACCAGGGCGGACTCGGCCGCGGGGGAGGGGCGGCCCGCCGCGGACGGGGAGAATGCGCGCATGCCTTCCCTGTCCTCTCCCGCGATGGCCGCCGGCGTCCTCGGCTCGACCGGTCAGCCGGTGCTGCCAGCGGCTGGTGGCCGGTCGCTCCGGCCCTGGCACCCGGACGACGCGCCGGCCGTCCACGCCGCCTACCAGGACGCCGGAATCCAGCGCTGGCACGTGCGCAGGTCCGACTCCGTCGCGGAGGCGGGGGAGTGGATCGAGCGGTGGCGCGGCTGCTGGGCCGCCGAGACCGGCGGCCACTGGGCGGTGGTCGACGCGGTGACCGACGCGCTGCTGGGACGGGTCGCGTTGAAGGCGTTCGCGCTGCCCGACGCGACGGCGGAGGTCGCCTACTGGACGGCACCGGCGGCGCGCGGCACCGGCGTCTGCTCCGGCGCGGTGCTCGCGCTCGCCGCCTGGGCCCTGGGGGACGGCGGCTTCCACCGGCTCGAACTGGCGCACTCGGCCGCCAACGCGGCGTCCTGCCGGGTGGCTCTGAGGACCGGCTTCGCGCAGGAGGGCGTGCGCCGCAAGGCGGCACTGCACGCGGACGGCTGGCACGACATGCACCTGCACGCCCGGGTGCGCGGGGACTGACCGGAGGGCGGGGCGGCGCGCGGGACCGGGGCGGCGGCGGTGGGCCGGTCCGGGTCGCAGCGGCGGGTGGGCCGGGCCGCGGGACCGGGGTCGGCAGCGGTGGGCGGTCGGTGGTCGGTGGTCGGTCGGCGGGTGGGCCGGGGCGGTCCGGCGGGCGTGCGGGAGGGCCCGGGGGATCGGCGTCGCCGGGCCGGGGATTGGGGGTGGCGGCGCGGGGCACGCGCTGAGGCATGGGCGGCGGTGCGGAAGACGAGGGCGGGCGGGCGTTCGTGCTCGGCGGCGGCGGGGCGCTGGGCGCCCACGAAGTGGGCATGCTCAAGGCGCTGTTCGCGGCCGGGCTGACCCCCGACATGGTGCTGGGCACCTCGGTGGGGGCCATCAACGGCGCGGCCGTCGCGGCGGACCCGTCGCAGGCGTCGGTGGAGCGGCTGGAGGAGCTGTGGACCGGGCTGGGCCGGGCGGGGGTCTTCACGGGTTCGCTGGTGGGACGGCTGTCGACGGTGGTCCGCAGCGGCACCCACCTCTACGCGTCCGCCCCGCTGCGGTCGTTGCTGCGCACCCACCTCCCGGTCACCCGGATCGAGGAGCTGGCCGTGCCGTTCCAGTGCGTCGCCGCGCGGATCGAGGACGCGGCCGAACACTGGTTCGCGGACGGGCCGCTGGTCGACGCGGTGCTCGCGTCCTGCTCGGTGCCGGGGCTGTTGCCGCCGGTCCGGCTGGGCGAGGCGCACTTCGTGGACGGCGGGCTCGTCAACAGCATCCCGGTCGGCCGCGCGGTCGCGCTCGGCGCCCGCGAGGTCTTCGTGCTCCAGGTCGGGCGGATCGAGCACGCGCTCGCCCCGCCCCGGCTGCCGTGGGAAGTGGCCACGGTCGCCTTCGAGATCGCCCGCAGGCACCGCTTCGCCCGGGACATGGCCGACCTGCCGCCGCACGTCACCGTGCACGTGCTGCCCAGCGCGTCCACCCGCGACGAGACGGGCGGCGCGCTGCGCCAACTGCGCCACCGCGCCGCGTTCGGACAGACTGCCGAACGCATCGAGCGCGCCTACGCGGCTACCTCGCGCTACCTCGACACCGCGCTCGCGGCGAAGGGCGGTGGGGACGCGTGACGGTGCCCGCGCCCAGGTCCCCGTCACCGGGCCGCCCGGGCCCTCCGTCGGAGCCGTCCGGGCCCTCCGGACCGGCAGACGCCGCCTCCCCTTCCGCGCCGGCCGTCCTCCTGCCGCTGGCGTCGGCGCTGACGCTGGCCCGGCGGGTGGCGACCATCGCGCTCGTGGTCGCGCTCGTCCCGGCGACGGCAGCCCTGCTGGTGGCCGTGACGGTCCTCGGCGCGCCCGTCTCCGTCGCCACGCGCGGGCCGTGGCGGCAGACCCGGGTCACGGGCTTCGCGCTCCTGTACCTGCTCGCGGACCTGGCCGGACTGCTGGTGGCGGCCGCGCTGTTCCTGCGCGACCCGTCCCCGGGGCCCGCCGCCCGGCGCCGGCGCCAGGACAGCGCGTTCCGCGCCCTCGCCGGCCTGCTGGCCCTGCTCCGCCGCGCCGCCGCCCACGTCTTCCGCGTGCGGGTCGAGATCACCCCGCCGCTCCCCGCCGGGCGCGTCGTCCCGCGACCGGCGGTCCGGTCCGCGGCGGACGCGGACGCGCCGACGGACGCGCCGGCGGACGCGCGGGGCGCTGCTGTGCCGGGGCAGGACGCGCCGGCCTCCCCCGCGCCGGAGGGCTTCGGGCGGGAAGGCTTGAGGCGGGAAGGCCTCGGGCCGGAGGGCGGGGAGGCCCGGTGGGCGGGCGCTCCGGCCGGTGACGGCCCGCCGCTCGGTGCTCCGTCCGGTGCGGCCGGGGGCGGGGGCCTGCCGCCCGGACCGGTCTTGCCGGGAGCCGTCGCACCGGGCGGCGCCGCACCGGTGGGTGCTCCGGCCGAGGCTGCCGCGCCGGTGGGTGCTCCGCCCGGTGCCGTCGCACCGGTGGCGGACGTTGCCGACTCGGCCGACCTGCCGGACGGCGCCGCGCCGGGCTCGGCCGCCCGGGAGGGCGCCGTGCCGACGGCCGGCCCCCTCGGGGACCGCCCGGACG encodes:
- a CDS encoding patatin-like phospholipase family protein, which encodes MGGGAEDEGGRAFVLGGGGALGAHEVGMLKALFAAGLTPDMVLGTSVGAINGAAVAADPSQASVERLEELWTGLGRAGVFTGSLVGRLSTVVRSGTHLYASAPLRSLLRTHLPVTRIEELAVPFQCVAARIEDAAEHWFADGPLVDAVLASCSVPGLLPPVRLGEAHFVDGGLVNSIPVGRAVALGAREVFVLQVGRIEHALAPPRLPWEVATVAFEIARRHRFARDMADLPPHVTVHVLPSASTRDETGGALRQLRHRAAFGQTAERIERAYAATSRYLDTALAAKGGGDA
- a CDS encoding 1-acyl-sn-glycerol-3-phosphate acyltransferase produces the protein MATIALVVALVPATAALLVAVTVLGAPVSVATRGPWRQTRVTGFALLYLLADLAGLLVAAALFLRDPSPGPAARRRRQDSAFRALAGLLALLRRAAAHVFRVRVEITPPLPAGRVVPRPAVRSAADADAPTDAPADARGAAVPGQDAPASPAPEGFGREGLRREGLGPEGGEARWAGAPAGDGPPLGAPSGAAGGGGLPPGPVLPGAVAPGGAAPVGAPAEAAAPVGAPPGAVAPVADVADSADLPDGAAPGSAAREGAVPTAGPLGDRPDGSGPDRTGRVPLIVLVRHAGLGDSFLLLQILLTEAGLRPHTVLKRTLRVDPCLDVLLGRVPHCFVPPASGTAVDGIARLAAGLGPGDALVLFPEGGNFTPRRHRRGIEMLRRRGLYRRAARASRLHYVLPPRDGGALAALAAAPTADVVFVTHAGLDVIDSPRTAWSSLPLERVVRAHWWRIPAAEIPRSEEARSDWLLTQWERVDRWTAAHAVAQTPHV